The DNA window CCAGGAAAGCGGGGCCCAGCGTTGGAGAATTGATCGTGAAGGCAGTTGCTGCTTCCAAGGAGAGGAGTGGCGTGTCCCTGGCTGCCGTGAAGAAATCTCTGGCCGCCGACGGCTACGACGTAGCGAAAAACAATTCGCGGGTAAAGCTGGCACTTTGTAGCCTGGTGACCAAGCAGACCCTGCTTCAGGTTAAGGGAACCGGTGCCTCTGGCTCCTTTAAGCTCAACAAGAAGCCGCTTGAAAAGAAGCCTGCCAAGAAAGCGGTCCCTAAGGTTAAGAAGGCCGTTGCGGCCAAAAAGGCGGTAGCAAAGAAGCCTGTGGCGAAAAAGTCACCGAAGAAGGCCGCTACACGTAAGGTGAAGAAGAGCCCAAAGAAGGCCAAGAAGACGACAGCGGCTAAGAAGCCAGCAGTGGCTAAGAAGCCTGCAAAGAGTCCGAAGAAAAGTAAGAAGGCAGCAACTGCGGCAAAGAAGCCGACCAAGAGTCCTAAGAAAATCAAGGCAGCCAAGACAAAAGTGGCGAAAGCTAAGCCcgtcaaaacaaagaaaaccgcTCCCAAGAAGAAGTGAATTGGTGTACGTCTCCTGCAACGTCATTTCACAAGTATAaaaggctcttttaagagccaTCCAAACTTTCTTGAACGTGCAAgtaatttccatttttaaattgaTAATATGCTTTCATATGGGCATAAAGGTAACCGACTAATATTTCCTCTTTTTAAA is part of the Conger conger chromosome 15, fConCon1.1, whole genome shotgun sequence genome and encodes:
- the LOC133111216 gene encoding histone H1-like; amino-acid sequence: MAEEAPAPAAAVPAKAPKKKAASKPRKAGPSVGELIVKAVAASKERSGVSLAAVKKSLAADGYDVAKNNSRVKLALCSLVTKQTLLQVKGTGASGSFKLNKKPLEKKPAKKAVPKVKKAVAAKKAVAKKPVAKKSPKKAATRKVKKSPKKAKKTTAAKKPAVAKKPAKSPKKSKKAATAAKKPTKSPKKIKAAKTKVAKAKPVKTKKTAPKKK